The Methylocella tundrae genome contains the following window.
CATGGGTGTGCCGACTATCGTCGAACGTACGAGCCGTGTCGCGAGCAATTTAATTGTTGCTTGGAAAGCCAAGCACAAAAAACCTTAAAATTCTGGAACCGACCCGAAAAAAACGGGCTCAAGCCCCCGCTATCACCCTGATCGGGAACCAGCGGTCGATCGCCAGCGGGCGCAATAGCCATGGGCGGCACGGGCGTCATCGATCGATTCCTTGCGGTCTTCACCCAATACATCGACAGAGGCTTCGGCCTGCTCGGCGGCGAGGCGGCCTTCATCGCCACCACGCTGATCGCGATCGATGTGACGCTGGCCGCGCTCTTCTGGTCCTGGGGCGCGGATGAAGACATCATCGCGCGGCTCGTCAAGAAGACGCTGTTCGTCGGCGTCTTCGCCTGGCTCATCGGCAACTGGAACAACCTTGCCCGCATCGTCTTCGAGAGCTTCGCCGGTCTTGGCCTGAGGGCGTCGGGAACCGGATTGGCGGAAGCGGATTTTCTGCGCCCCGGCCGCATCGCCCAGGTCGGTCTCGACGCCGGCCGACCCATCCTCGACTCGATCTCGGGCCTCATGGGCTATGTGTCGTTCTTTGAGAACTTCATTCAGATCGTGGTGCTGCTGTTCGCCTGGGCGATGGTGCTGCTCGCCTTCTTCATCCTCGCGATCCAGCTTTTTGTCACGCTGATCGAATTCAAGCTGACGACGCTCGCCGGCTTCGTGCTGATCCCCTTCGACCTCTTCGGCAAGACCGCCTTCGCCGCCGAACGCGTGTTTGGCGCCGTCGTCTCCTCTGGCGTCAAGATGCTGGTGCTCGCCGTGATCGTCGGCATCGGCTCGACGCTGTTCTCTCAGTTCACGGCGGGCTTCGGCGGCGCGCAGCCCTCGATCGACGACGCCATGGCGATCGTGCTCGCGGCGCTTTCGTTGCTCGGCCTTGGCATCTTCGGACCCGGCATCGCCAACGGCATCGTTTCGGGTGAACCGCAGCTCGGCGCCGGCGCCGCGGTCGGCACGGGGCTCGCAGCCGGCGGCATCGTCGTTGCTGGAGCCGGTCTCGCCGCGGGCGGCGCCGGCCTCGTAGGAAGCGCCATCGCGGGAACCGCCCGTGGCGGCGCGGCGCTCGCCGGCGTTGCAACCGCCGGCCTCTCGGGCGGCGCGGACACGATCATCAGCCCGCTGCGCCGCGCCGCCGCCAACCTCAAGTCGAGCTTCGAAGCTGGCGGCCGGGCCGTGACGGGGGAAGCGGCTGGCGGCGGCGCGTCCTCGGCCGGTTCCCCGGCGACCGCCGGGCCGCCCGAGTGGGTGAAGCGCATGAGGCGCTCGCAAACCATCAGCCATGGCGCCTCCACGGCCAGCCACGCGGTGAAGTCCGGCGATGGCGGCGGCGGCGGCGCGTCCGTCGATCTCTCCGAAGGGGAATGAGCATGTTCCGACGACCATCCGTGCGCTACGGGCGAACCCCTGAGCCGGAGACGCCCTATCAGAAAGCCGCCCAGGTCTGGGACGAGCGGATTGGCTCGGCCCGTGTTCAGGCCAGGAACTGGCGGTTGATGGCCTTCGGCTCCCTGATCCTTTCAGGGTGCCTCGCAGGCGGTCTCATCTGGCAATCGGCAAGCGGCACGATCACGCCTTGGGTGGTGCAGATCGACAAGCTCGGCCAGGCTCAGGCGATCGCATCCGCCAGCGCAGACTATCAGGCGACCGATCCGCAGATCGCCTACCACCTCGCGCGCTTCATCGAGGATGTGCGCGGCCTGCCGGCCGATCCGATCATCCTGCGCCAGCAATGGCTGCGGGCCTACGACTTCACCACCGATCGCGGCGCGGCGGCGCTCAACGACTTCGCGCGGACCAACGATCCCTTCGCCAATCTCGGCAAGGTCCAGATCTCCGTCGAAGTCTCCAGCGTCATTCGCGCCTCGCCTGACTCGTAGCGCCGAAGGAGCCCCGGTGACGAAAGCAATGTCGAGCAGACGCTCGCTGATCCGCGCGAGGTGCTCCCTTGCGCAGCCCTCGACGATATCGATGGCGATCGCCCGATGCGTTTCGCGATAGGCGCGAAGCAACTCGCGCACGAACCCGCCAGACAGCGACGACAGGATCCCGATCCGTAGCGCGCCCTCGGCGCCGCACCCCGCATTGGCGGCGCCCTTCACGGCGTGATCGATCTCGGCCAGCGCCGAACGCGACCGGTCGAGAAACCGGCGCCCGGCTTCTGTCAGCCGGATGCCGCCCGCGTCGCGCTCAAACAGGGAAACGCCGAGCTTGTCCTCCAGCGCCCGCACCCGCCGGCTGACCGCCGACTGAAGCTGAGATGCTCGGCTACCAGAAGCGCCTGAGAGATCGACACGAGTTTGACCAAGCAACAGCCTCCCCACTATCATTTGTGCGTAAGCACAAGAGTTGCAGGTTGACAGGGTTATGAGGGCAAAACAGTGGCGACCTGTTTGAGAAAAATGCTGAAATATTTTTCAAATATTTCCTGATTATTCCGCCTTTTCCCAAACAAAAATGTCCGGCTCCACGCAAGACTCGGAAGATGTCTAGCTGCGACGTGGCCAAGGCAACATGATCGCGAATCCCGAGGTTTTCGCGGTCGCCCTCGGAAAACTCAGGAGAACAGTATCACCACATCATTTTCTGAACGAATTTAGGCCAGCGTCGAATGCGGCACCGATGAAGAGCAAGATGCCAGCCTTTGTACACGCAAGGCGTTCGGCGTCGCTTCCGCATTTGGCCCAAGTTTTGATTTGACCGGCGCGCAGGAACCAAGGCTCGACGGCTGGAGCCAGATGAGTCGCCACGTGGTCGCCATTCCAAACGCCGAATCCGATCGTCCCGGCGGCGCCCGCCAGAACCACGGCGGATGCGGTCAGAGCCGGGCGAGGCGCTCGTCTCAAGAGCTGCGCTCGGGATCGTTATGGATCGCGAAGCGGATCAACTCGGCGAGCGTATTGATCTTCAACTTTGCCCGTATTGAAGAGCATGCATTCGTCACCGTCTTGTAGCTGATTCCAAGTTTCGCGGCGATCTTGTCGTAGCTGTTGCCCTTGCCCAGGAGCGACAAGATCTGAACCTCGCGGCTGGTGAGATCTTTCGTCGCTGAATCATTTCCCTTTGAGCGCAACATGGCGACCTGCATCGCCAGCCTGTGGCTGAGATGCGCCTCGCCGAGCTGAACCTTTTCGAACGCCGTCGAAAACTCCGACGAGGACATATCCTTCAAGACATAGCTCAATGCGCCGCTTTCAAGCGCGCGCGACACGATCGCGGGATCATTGTGCATGCTGAGAACAAGGATGCGCGCCTTCCTGTCGGAGGAGGCGATGCGCCGGATCAGCGACAGGCCGCCAAGATCGTCTCCCTGAAAGGTCAGATCGACGATGACGACGTCCGGATGATGGCGAAGGAAGGCTCGATAGCCCGAGACCACGGTCGTCGCCTCGTAAAGACGGCCGATCCCCATGTCCTCAAGGACCCGGCGGCAGCCTTGCAACACCATTGGGTGATCGTCGATGATGAGAACGCTGGTCATGGATAGGTGCGGTTAGTCGAGGGTCGGGCCGTCGGGCGCTTCGGCAAGGTCGAGCGGAAGCGCGATGGCGAGAATGACGCCGCCCGGCGCGCTGTTGATTTCAAACGATCCGCTGAGGGCTTCGACCCGCTCGCGCATTCCTGAAAGGCCGACGCCCGCGCGCAAAGGCGGCCGCAGGCCGATGCCGTCGTCGCGGACGCCGATCACAATCGAGGACCGCCCTGCCTCATCGCGCTCATTAAGCGCGATCGTGATCCGGTTTGCATGCGCGTGGCGTATTGCGTTGAGTAGGCCTTCCTGGACGCAGCGATAGATGGTGAGATCGACGAGCGGCCCATAGCTCGGCCTTAAATCTCCGATCGCATGGTCGATCGCCGGGCCGCCATCGCCGCCATCGAGATCGACGAGGAGTTTGATCAGGCACTCTTTCAGCGGGATCTGGCCGAGCGCCATGGGCCGCAGGCGATCGAGAACCCGGCGGTTGATTCCCTGCACCGTTTCGACCAGCGCGACGACGTCCCGCGCCCGCTCGCCGATGCGCGCGCCGTCTGGCAGGCGCTTCGTCATGTTCAGGATCGAGGTGGCGTTGACTTCCAAAGCAAAAAGACAGGCGCCGGCTTCGTCGTGGAGCTCGAGCGCGGTGCGGCGCCGCTCGTCGTCCTGAGCGGTCAGGAGCTTGCGGGTAAGATTGCGATTGGCGTCATGCGCAGCCGAGAGCGCCTCCGCCGCTTTGTTGAAATGATCGGTGATGGTCGCGAGTTCGATGAGAGAAGGGCGCAGTAGGCGCACCGCGTAGTTCTTGGTTTCGAGATCCTTGAGGCCCGCGACAAGACGCGGCAGCGGCGCCAGTACGCGGCCGAAAAAGAGAAACAGCGCGCCGAGCACAATGATGTTCAGGCAAAAGGTCGTGACGATCAGCGCATAGGCATAGTTCCAGGCTTCACCGATTTCGTCCCGGGGCACCGACCTGATTGTCACGACGCCGATCGATTGATCCCGAATGACGACGGGAAAATTCTTGATCTCGACCGGCGGCGCGATCAGGAAGCTGAACCAGGCGGGCGCATCGGGGGCGTCCTGCCTTGCCCGCATGTCTGGATTGATCGCGGACAGGACCGGGCGCCCCGCGGCATCCGCCACTTCAATCTTGACGTGGCGAATCGACTGGAAATGCAAGTCGATGCTCCGCAGCAACAAGGGGGCCGGCGCGTCCTGAAGGAGGCGAATGCTGTCCGAGACGACCTGCTCGGCGAGTTGCATCGATGATGCAATTTCGAGCTTGGTCGCCGTCCTTGCTTTGAGGATAATGACGGCGCCTGTCAAGACCGCGGCCGCGAGATCGATCGCCAGAACGCCGAGAACGAGGCGCGTGCGAAGCGAACGCAGGGAAAACAGCCGCCGCAGCGCGTCGAACCGCCCGCGCCGGATGGCCGGCGCCGCGGCGACCCGCCCGCGCCGGTCTGGCGCGGCCTCGGCGCCGATGGAGGTTGGCGTTATCATTTCTGACTGTTTTCTGCCTTGTAGGAAGCGGTAAGGCTATCCAGAGCCGCGGTCCGATCCATGCCTT
Protein-coding sequences here:
- the trbL gene encoding P-type conjugative transfer protein TrbL, producing MGGTGVIDRFLAVFTQYIDRGFGLLGGEAAFIATTLIAIDVTLAALFWSWGADEDIIARLVKKTLFVGVFAWLIGNWNNLARIVFESFAGLGLRASGTGLAEADFLRPGRIAQVGLDAGRPILDSISGLMGYVSFFENFIQIVVLLFAWAMVLLAFFILAIQLFVTLIEFKLTTLAGFVLIPFDLFGKTAFAAERVFGAVVSSGVKMLVLAVIVGIGSTLFSQFTAGFGGAQPSIDDAMAIVLAALSLLGLGIFGPGIANGIVSGEPQLGAGAAVGTGLAAGGIVVAGAGLAAGGAGLVGSAIAGTARGGAALAGVATAGLSGGADTIISPLRRAAANLKSSFEAGGRAVTGEAAGGGASSAGSPATAGPPEWVKRMRRSQTISHGASTASHAVKSGDGGGGGASVDLSEGE
- a CDS encoding response regulator transcription factor, whose amino-acid sequence is MTSVLIIDDHPMVLQGCRRVLEDMGIGRLYEATTVVSGYRAFLRHHPDVVIVDLTFQGDDLGGLSLIRRIASSDRKARILVLSMHNDPAIVSRALESGALSYVLKDMSSSEFSTAFEKVQLGEAHLSHRLAMQVAMLRSKGNDSATKDLTSREVQILSLLGKGNSYDKIAAKLGISYKTVTNACSSIRAKLKINTLAELIRFAIHNDPERSS
- a CDS encoding ATP-binding protein, which codes for MITPTSIGAEAAPDRRGRVAAAPAIRRGRFDALRRLFSLRSLRTRLVLGVLAIDLAAAVLTGAVIILKARTATKLEIASSMQLAEQVVSDSIRLLQDAPAPLLLRSIDLHFQSIRHVKIEVADAAGRPVLSAINPDMRARQDAPDAPAWFSFLIAPPVEIKNFPVVIRDQSIGVVTIRSVPRDEIGEAWNYAYALIVTTFCLNIIVLGALFLFFGRVLAPLPRLVAGLKDLETKNYAVRLLRPSLIELATITDHFNKAAEALSAAHDANRNLTRKLLTAQDDERRRTALELHDEAGACLFALEVNATSILNMTKRLPDGARIGERARDVVALVETVQGINRRVLDRLRPMALGQIPLKECLIKLLVDLDGGDGGPAIDHAIGDLRPSYGPLVDLTIYRCVQEGLLNAIRHAHANRITIALNERDEAGRSSIVIGVRDDGIGLRPPLRAGVGLSGMRERVEALSGSFEINSAPGGVILAIALPLDLAEAPDGPTLD